The following coding sequences lie in one Terriglobia bacterium genomic window:
- the iscU gene encoding Fe-S cluster assembly scaffold IscU gives MAYSDKVLDHYTNPRNVGSMDKSSQKVGTGLVGAPECGDVMKLQIQVNPETRVIEDAKFKTFGCGSAIASSSLATEWVKGKTVDEALTIKNTDIVRELSLPPVKIHCSVLAEDAIRAAIGDWKKKNGVAVHSETHAPMAKAGD, from the coding sequence ATGGCATACAGCGACAAGGTACTGGACCACTACACCAACCCGCGCAATGTTGGCTCGATGGACAAGAGCAGCCAGAAGGTGGGGACGGGTTTGGTTGGCGCGCCCGAGTGCGGCGACGTCATGAAGCTGCAAATCCAGGTCAACCCCGAGACCCGGGTCATCGAGGACGCCAAGTTCAAGACTTTCGGCTGCGGATCGGCGATCGCATCGTCTTCGCTGGCGACCGAGTGGGTGAAGGGCAAAACCGTGGACGAGGCGCTGACGATCAAGAACACGGACATCGTGCGTGAGCTTTCGTTGCCGCCGGTGAAGATTCACTGCTCGGTACTGGCCGAGGACGCCATTCGCGCCGCTATCGGCGACTGGAAGAAAAAGAACGGCGTGGCGGTGCACTCAGAAACGCACGCGCCCATGGCCAAGGCGGGAGACTAG
- a CDS encoding PilZ domain-containing protein, whose translation MPGVRASERWPIRCEIHCQAGDQVFQAESFDVSEDGMSFLTDAQLPVDSEAILHYRPHADDPLIVVRVLVRSQVGKRVGVQFLDLKHEHREHLRRHKARVAAAGKT comes from the coding sequence ATGCCGGGAGTCAGAGCGTCGGAGCGATGGCCGATTCGGTGTGAGATTCACTGCCAGGCCGGCGATCAGGTTTTCCAGGCGGAGTCTTTTGATGTCAGCGAAGATGGCATGTCCTTCCTCACCGACGCACAGCTACCTGTCGACAGCGAGGCTATCCTGCATTACCGCCCGCACGCCGACGATCCACTGATTGTGGTCCGCGTCCTGGTGCGCTCGCAGGTCGGAAAGCGGGTGGGCGTGCAGTTCCTCGACCTCAAACACGAGCACCGCGAGCATTTGCGCCGCCACAAGGCACGCGTCGCGGCCGCCGGAAAAACGTAG
- a CDS encoding MBL fold metallo-hydrolase, with protein MRVRFWGTRGSIATPGPTTVRFGGNTSCVEVVTKVGRRFIFDCGTGARLLGLRLMEREHPRIRATMFLGHTHWDHIQGFPFFKPVFQPGNEILICAPFGMTGSLAHVLSGQMETTYFPVELDELPAKIQFRHLAEGVFDFHGVQVRTQALHHPAVTLAYRLESDGVAVAYMTDHEPFSEVLWRPGAKPGKIESILHDGDRRHAEFMRDADLVIHDAQYTPEEMPEKKNWGHSTYAYAVELAGAAGARRLALTHHDPAHSDAKLVEIEKRARKLAESRKYDLEVFCAYEGCEVALKPRKTKSAKSGK; from the coding sequence ATGCGAGTTCGATTTTGGGGCACGCGGGGGTCGATTGCGACCCCGGGACCAACCACGGTACGCTTCGGCGGGAACACGTCCTGCGTCGAGGTAGTCACCAAAGTGGGCCGGCGGTTCATCTTTGACTGCGGCACGGGCGCCCGACTGTTGGGGCTCCGCCTGATGGAGCGGGAGCACCCCCGCATCCGCGCCACCATGTTCCTGGGGCATACCCACTGGGATCACATCCAGGGATTTCCGTTCTTTAAGCCGGTGTTTCAGCCCGGCAATGAAATCCTGATCTGCGCCCCCTTCGGAATGACCGGCTCGCTGGCGCACGTGCTCTCCGGACAGATGGAAACGACTTATTTTCCAGTGGAACTGGACGAGCTGCCGGCGAAAATCCAGTTCCGTCACCTGGCCGAAGGTGTGTTCGACTTCCACGGCGTGCAGGTGAGGACGCAGGCGCTGCATCATCCGGCGGTAACACTGGCCTATCGACTGGAGAGCGATGGCGTGGCCGTGGCCTACATGACGGACCACGAACCCTTCAGCGAGGTGCTCTGGCGGCCGGGAGCGAAGCCGGGGAAGATCGAATCCATCCTGCACGACGGCGACCGCCGGCACGCGGAGTTCATGCGCGACGCTGACCTGGTCATCCACGACGCGCAATACACTCCGGAAGAGATGCCGGAAAAGAAGAACTGGGGGCACAGTACGTACGCGTACGCGGTGGAGCTGGCGGGCGCGGCCGGAGCGCGGCGGCTGGCGCTGACGCATCACGACCCGGCGCACTCCGACGCTAAACTGGTGGAAATCGAGAAGCGGGCCCGGAAACTGGCGGAATCTCGCAAGTACGACCTCGAAGTGTTCTGCGCTTACGAAGGGTGCGAAGTCGCTTTGAAACCCCGAAAGACCAAGTCAGCAAAATCAGGCAAGTGA
- the hscB gene encoding Fe-S protein assembly co-chaperone HscB, which translates to MFDEGTVTHSCWSCGDMRVAHFCQSCGKLQPALPADYFTFFGLPRKLNLDTAALEHDYYKLSRQLHPDLYARASGQEQSWSLEKSSQLNDAYRTLRDPITRTQYLLKLQGVQWEEQSKAATDKARQTGEEKKQVIPPELLEEVFELNMQLEEARMNKKMGERDPELLREVEGTRNDLQAKHDALMDELHGYWNEWDALPEDASSNDAQRKPVLDKMVGLLNRRSYIRNLVRDVNEVLED; encoded by the coding sequence ATGTTCGACGAAGGCACGGTCACGCACTCCTGCTGGTCGTGCGGCGACATGCGCGTGGCGCACTTTTGCCAGTCCTGCGGCAAGCTGCAACCTGCGTTACCCGCGGATTACTTCACATTTTTTGGCTTGCCGCGGAAGCTGAATCTGGATACGGCGGCGCTGGAGCACGATTATTACAAGCTCAGCCGGCAGCTGCATCCCGACCTCTACGCGCGCGCCTCGGGGCAGGAACAGAGTTGGAGCCTGGAAAAGAGTTCGCAGCTGAACGACGCCTATCGCACGCTGCGCGACCCCATCACGCGCACCCAGTACTTGCTGAAGCTGCAAGGCGTGCAGTGGGAGGAGCAGTCGAAGGCGGCGACCGACAAGGCCCGGCAGACCGGCGAAGAGAAGAAGCAGGTGATCCCGCCGGAGCTGCTGGAAGAAGTTTTCGAATTGAACATGCAGCTCGAAGAAGCCCGCATGAACAAGAAGATGGGCGAGCGCGATCCCGAGTTGCTGCGCGAGGTGGAAGGCACGCGCAACGACCTCCAGGCCAAGCACGATGCGCTCATGGACGAGCTGCATGGCTACTGGAACGAGTGGGACGCGCTGCCGGAAGACGCCAGTTCCAATGACGCGCAGCGCAAGCCGGTCCTCGACAAGATGGTCGGGCTGCTGAACCGGCGCAGCTATATCCGGAACCTGGTGCGGGACGTGAACGAGGTTTTAGAAGATTAA
- a CDS encoding MarR family winged helix-turn-helix transcriptional regulator, with amino-acid sequence MRNTLDIDAWWNQLERLERVLMCVGPDEVCCEGMTPRQTSILRTLIAQEGARLSDLAAASRISPSAMTRNIEKLEKQGMVERVRGQQDDGRAAMVRITAAGRKARRRIDQLMRERARAVAEAFPANRRADVLRMLHEFNHALESSGCCGLRPAALTQLKGSLP; translated from the coding sequence ATGCGCAACACCCTCGACATCGACGCCTGGTGGAACCAGCTCGAACGGCTGGAGCGCGTCCTCATGTGCGTCGGGCCCGACGAAGTCTGCTGCGAGGGCATGACGCCGCGCCAGACCTCGATCCTGCGCACCCTCATCGCGCAGGAAGGAGCGCGCTTGTCTGATTTGGCCGCCGCATCGCGCATCTCGCCCAGCGCCATGACCCGCAACATTGAAAAGCTGGAGAAGCAGGGCATGGTGGAGCGCGTCCGCGGCCAGCAGGACGACGGCCGCGCTGCCATGGTGCGCATCACTGCCGCCGGACGCAAGGCGCGCCGCCGCATTGATCAGCTTATGCGCGAGCGCGCCCGCGCCGTCGCCGAAGCGTTTCCGGCAAACCGCCGCGCTGACGTGCTGCGGATGTTGCACGAATTTAATCACGCGTTGGAATCGAGCGGGTGTTGCGGTCTGCGCCCGGCCGCCCTGACGCAACTGAAAGGATCGTTGCCATGA
- a CDS encoding IgA Peptidase M64, whose protein sequence is MKSLILAALLLAALPAAAVKTMRVDYYHTGNDRQETFALDRIVIEPAPWPGNPGKAIDDTNLGKYFFEVRERATNRVVYSRGFASIFGEWESTEEAKQMNRTFSESLRFPAPAAPVQVTLMKRDPNNAFREIWSTVIDPKDRFIDTSVPPSPGPLMTLQRTGDSANKVDFLILGDGYTAAELPKFEKDARRLTEILFSTSPFKEHRADFNVWALCPASPESGISRPSTGIHHRTPAGATYDAFGSERYVLTFENRRFRDIASFAPYEFVEILVNGATYGGGGIFNLYSTVAADSLWSPYVFVHEFGHHFAGLADEYYTSDVSYLPPARKFEPWEPNVTALLDPAALKWKDMVSAGTPVPTPWNKDSFEAYEREIQARRREIRKQNRPESEMDALFAEEKKHEDQLLASDKYSGKVGAFEGADYEAKGYYRPQENCIMFTRHDAFCAVCRRAIERIIALYT, encoded by the coding sequence ATGAAATCCTTGATTCTCGCCGCCCTTCTGCTCGCGGCCCTTCCCGCCGCCGCCGTCAAAACCATGCGCGTGGACTACTACCATACCGGCAACGACCGCCAGGAGACGTTCGCGCTTGATCGCATCGTGATTGAGCCGGCGCCCTGGCCCGGCAACCCGGGCAAAGCGATCGACGACACCAACCTGGGAAAGTACTTCTTTGAGGTCCGCGAGCGGGCGACCAACCGCGTGGTTTACTCGCGCGGTTTTGCCTCCATTTTTGGCGAGTGGGAGAGCACCGAGGAAGCCAAGCAGATGAACCGCACCTTCTCCGAGTCGCTGCGCTTCCCCGCTCCCGCCGCACCCGTTCAGGTCACGCTCATGAAGCGCGACCCCAACAATGCCTTCCGCGAAATCTGGTCCACGGTCATCGATCCCAAAGATCGGTTCATTGACACCTCGGTCCCGCCCTCGCCCGGCCCGCTCATGACGTTGCAGAGAACAGGCGATTCAGCCAACAAAGTTGATTTCCTCATCCTCGGCGACGGCTACACCGCCGCCGAATTGCCCAAGTTTGAAAAAGACGCCCGCCGCCTGACCGAGATCCTCTTCTCCACCTCGCCGTTCAAAGAACACCGCGCCGACTTCAACGTTTGGGCGCTCTGTCCGGCCTCGCCCGAATCTGGCATTTCGCGGCCCTCCACCGGCATTCACCACCGGACTCCAGCCGGCGCCACCTACGACGCGTTCGGCTCCGAGCGTTACGTCCTGACCTTTGAAAACCGCCGCTTTCGCGACATCGCCTCCTTCGCGCCCTACGAATTTGTCGAAATCCTGGTCAACGGCGCGACCTACGGTGGCGGCGGCATCTTCAACCTCTACAGCACCGTCGCTGCCGACAGCCTCTGGTCGCCGTACGTGTTCGTGCACGAGTTCGGCCACCACTTTGCCGGCCTGGCTGACGAGTACTACACCTCCGACGTGTCCTACCTGCCGCCGGCGCGCAAATTCGAGCCCTGGGAACCCAATGTGACCGCCCTGCTCGATCCCGCCGCGCTCAAGTGGAAAGACATGGTGTCGGCAGGGACACCCGTACCCACGCCTTGGAATAAAGATTCGTTCGAAGCCTACGAGCGCGAAATCCAGGCGCGGCGCCGTGAGATCCGCAAGCAGAACCGCCCGGAATCCGAAATGGATGCCCTCTTCGCCGAGGAGAAGAAGCACGAGGACCAGCTGCTCGCCTCTGACAAGTACTCCGGCAAAGTCGGCGCCTTCGAAGGCGCCGATTACGAGGCCAAGGGATACTACCGCCCACAGGAGAACTGCATCATGTTCACCCGTCACGACGCCTTTTGCGCCGTCTGCCGCCGCGCCATCGAGCGCATCATCGCCCTGTATACGTAG
- the cysS gene encoding cysteine--tRNA ligase, with protein MARFFNTLTGRVEDFQPLENNLVRMYACGPTVYDYGHIGNFRTFIFVDLLRRFLRQSGFKLKHAMNITDVDDKIIRNAAKQGVSVQEYTKKYEKAFLEDSSFLNIEKPEIVVRATDHIKEMAEFIQGLVDAGHAYRTDDGSYYFRIATFPSYGKLSKKDFGGIIEGARVDVDEYDKDNARDFALWKAPKPGEAFWETPIGPGRPGWHIECSTMSMQYLGETFDIHLGGEDLIFPHHENEIAQSESLTGKMFARFWIHARFLLVEGEKMSKSLGNFYTLRDLILKGHKPSSLRFLLTSVPYRKQLNFTFDGLKQAAQAVERLRNFKLRLETAQFPAGSKPELTELANTTVEKMKAALADDLNTAEALGAMFDMVREANSAADAGQLRQENVAPLLGALASFDEVFAVMTDNDAEKVRQVLQWAKQEGRIQEASEETVEVAKSMELSDAKIDNLIAQRQAAKKTRDFARADEIRTELASAGIILEDTKDGVRWKRK; from the coding sequence ATGGCTCGTTTTTTTAACACGCTGACCGGCCGCGTCGAGGACTTCCAGCCCCTGGAGAACAACCTCGTCCGCATGTACGCCTGCGGCCCGACGGTCTACGACTACGGCCACATCGGGAACTTCCGGACCTTTATCTTCGTGGATCTGCTGCGACGCTTTCTGCGGCAAAGCGGGTTCAAGCTGAAGCACGCGATGAACATCACCGATGTGGATGACAAGATCATCCGCAACGCCGCCAAGCAGGGCGTCAGCGTCCAGGAGTACACGAAGAAATACGAGAAGGCGTTCCTGGAGGACTCGAGCTTTCTCAACATCGAGAAGCCCGAGATCGTGGTGCGCGCCACCGACCATATCAAAGAAATGGCGGAGTTCATCCAGGGGCTGGTGGACGCCGGGCACGCCTACCGCACCGACGACGGCTCTTACTACTTCCGCATTGCTACCTTCCCCAGCTACGGCAAGCTGTCGAAAAAAGATTTCGGAGGGATCATTGAGGGCGCGCGCGTGGACGTGGACGAGTACGACAAGGATAATGCGCGCGACTTCGCCTTGTGGAAGGCGCCCAAGCCGGGCGAGGCGTTCTGGGAGACGCCAATCGGGCCGGGGCGTCCTGGGTGGCATATCGAGTGCTCGACCATGTCCATGCAATATCTGGGCGAGACCTTCGACATCCACTTGGGCGGCGAAGACCTCATATTCCCGCACCACGAGAACGAAATCGCGCAGTCGGAGTCGCTCACGGGAAAGATGTTCGCGCGCTTCTGGATCCACGCTCGCTTTCTGCTGGTCGAGGGCGAGAAGATGTCGAAGTCGCTGGGCAACTTCTATACCCTGCGCGACCTGATTCTGAAGGGCCACAAGCCGTCGTCGCTGCGCTTCCTGCTGACCTCGGTGCCCTACCGCAAGCAGCTCAACTTTACCTTTGACGGACTGAAGCAGGCGGCGCAGGCAGTGGAGCGGCTGCGGAATTTCAAGCTGCGTCTGGAAACGGCGCAGTTCCCTGCCGGCAGCAAACCGGAACTCACCGAGCTTGCGAACACAACGGTGGAGAAGATGAAGGCGGCGCTCGCCGACGATCTGAACACCGCCGAGGCCCTGGGAGCGATGTTCGACATGGTGCGCGAGGCGAACTCGGCCGCCGATGCCGGGCAATTGCGGCAGGAGAATGTCGCTCCCCTGCTGGGCGCGCTGGCATCGTTTGACGAAGTCTTCGCCGTCATGACCGACAATGACGCGGAAAAAGTGCGCCAGGTGCTGCAGTGGGCGAAGCAGGAAGGCCGCATCCAGGAGGCCAGCGAGGAAACGGTGGAAGTCGCAAAATCCATGGAGCTGAGTGACGCCAAGATCGACAACCTGATCGCGCAGCGGCAGGCAGCAAAGAAAACGCGCGATTTCGCGCGCGCGGACGAGATCAGGACCGAACTGGCCTCGGCGGGAATCATTCTGGAAGACACAAAGGACGGCGTTCGCTGGAAGCGGAAATGA
- the pgsA gene encoding CDP-diacylglycerol--glycerol-3-phosphate 3-phosphatidyltransferase — MLRQLFTAPNQLTLLRLIFIPFIIINIVDNNHRWALILLVIAGLSDALDGLLARTLHQQTKLGQYLDPIADKLLISTLFLVLSILHLIPWKYTVLVFSRDLIILLTCAVLYATTSIRDFRPSIFGKINTGAQVVTIFFVLLFQVDSTAWIYYCRKVGLYATFAFTLISGLHYVFQIGQRIRAYEKSGRPAASAQ, encoded by the coding sequence ATGCTTCGCCAGCTTTTCACCGCGCCCAACCAGCTCACGCTCCTGCGGCTGATCTTCATTCCATTCATCATCATCAACATCGTGGACAACAATCACCGGTGGGCGCTGATCCTGCTGGTGATCGCCGGGCTCAGTGACGCCCTCGACGGCCTGCTGGCGCGCACCCTGCACCAGCAGACCAAGCTCGGCCAGTACCTCGATCCCATCGCGGATAAGCTGCTGATCAGCACGCTGTTTCTCGTGCTCTCCATTCTTCACCTGATTCCGTGGAAGTACACGGTCCTGGTGTTCAGCCGCGACCTAATCATCCTGCTCACTTGCGCCGTGCTGTACGCCACCACCTCAATCCGCGATTTCCGGCCGAGCATCTTCGGCAAGATCAACACCGGGGCGCAAGTGGTGACCATTTTCTTCGTGCTGCTGTTCCAGGTGGATTCCACCGCGTGGATCTACTACTGCCGCAAAGTCGGCCTCTACGCCACCTTTGCCTTCACGCTCATCTCGGGACTGCACTACGTGTTCCAGATCGGCCAGCGGATCCGCGCTTACGAAAAAAGTGGCCGTCCAGCGGCATCGGCGCAGTAG
- the arsM gene encoding arsenite methyltransferase yields the protein MKIQDAVKEHYGAVARGEQSACGCASTSDLAHAIGYSAEDLALAGAANLGLGCGNPLALAEIREGMTVLDLGSGAGFDAFLAWRRVGPAGRVIGVDMTDDMLAQARANADKLGAANVEFRKGFIEKLPLEDASVDLVISNCVINLSVDKPAVFREIARVLKPGGRIAVGDLVLLQELPKDIANSVSAYVGCIAGASMMTDYVLMALDAGLTDLSIPQIAHGKKLADAVAPSGCCGSDPIAEAAANAVASIKLHGRKP from the coding sequence ATGAAAATTCAGGATGCAGTGAAGGAACACTACGGCGCGGTGGCGCGTGGCGAGCAGTCCGCATGCGGCTGCGCCTCGACCTCTGACCTCGCCCACGCCATCGGCTACTCCGCCGAAGACCTCGCCCTGGCCGGCGCAGCCAACCTCGGCCTGGGCTGCGGCAATCCGCTGGCTCTTGCCGAGATTCGCGAGGGCATGACCGTGCTCGACCTGGGCAGCGGCGCCGGTTTCGACGCCTTTCTCGCGTGGCGGCGCGTCGGCCCGGCCGGCCGCGTCATCGGCGTAGACATGACCGACGACATGCTGGCCCAGGCGCGCGCCAATGCCGATAAGCTGGGCGCCGCCAATGTCGAGTTCCGCAAGGGCTTCATCGAGAAGCTGCCGCTGGAAGACGCGTCGGTGGACCTGGTGATCAGCAACTGCGTCATTAACCTGAGCGTGGACAAGCCGGCGGTTTTCCGCGAGATCGCGCGCGTGCTCAAGCCCGGCGGACGGATCGCGGTCGGCGACCTGGTGCTCCTGCAGGAACTGCCGAAAGACATCGCGAACAGCGTGAGCGCGTACGTCGGCTGCATCGCGGGCGCAAGCATGATGACCGACTATGTGCTGATGGCGCTCGATGCCGGCCTGACCGACCTTTCGATCCCGCAGATCGCGCACGGCAAGAAACTGGCCGACGCGGTGGCGCCCAGCGGCTGCTGCGGCAGCGATCCGATCGCCGAGGCCGCGGCCAATGCCGTTGCCTCGATCAAGCTCCACGGACGCAAGCCGTAA
- a CDS encoding iron-sulfur cluster assembly accessory protein, with protein MATMTDKPAEQAAAITVSPNGAGQQAAPAEKPASAAPARGIQVTERALVKIKAAMAKEGISPEQGGLRLGVQGGGCSGLTYNIRFDTQPRERDRIFQFGEVRVFVDPKSFIYLHGMTLDYQETLMQQSFVFVNPNASKSCGCGTSFS; from the coding sequence ATGGCAACTATGACCGACAAGCCGGCAGAGCAGGCGGCCGCGATAACGGTATCGCCAAACGGCGCAGGGCAGCAGGCGGCGCCAGCGGAGAAGCCTGCGTCGGCGGCGCCGGCGCGCGGCATTCAGGTCACCGAGCGCGCATTGGTGAAGATCAAGGCGGCAATGGCGAAGGAAGGCATCTCGCCCGAGCAGGGCGGCTTGCGCCTGGGGGTGCAGGGCGGCGGCTGCTCCGGCCTGACTTACAACATCCGCTTCGACACGCAGCCGCGCGAGCGCGACCGCATCTTCCAGTTCGGCGAGGTGCGCGTCTTCGTGGATCCCAAGTCGTTCATCTATCTGCACGGCATGACCCTGGACTACCAGGAAACGCTGATGCAGCAGAGCTTCGTGTTCGTGAATCCGAACGCGAGCAAGTCCTGCGGCTGCGGCACGTCGTTCAGCTAA
- a CDS encoding SUF system Fe-S cluster assembly regulator — MLKLTKKADYGLIAMRYLAENAAASCSAKDIAEAHGIPPELLAKILQKLVKARLLTSHQGTNGGYLLARDARTISALEVIKAIEGPLFLTSCVTTRGECGHTSRCTVREPLRRVSQSIEEVLSKINIGDMGEPTASVLPEELVTLS; from the coding sequence GTGCTGAAGCTGACCAAGAAAGCCGATTACGGTCTGATCGCCATGCGCTATTTGGCGGAGAACGCCGCGGCCTCGTGCAGCGCCAAGGACATCGCTGAGGCGCACGGCATTCCACCCGAACTGCTGGCCAAGATCCTGCAAAAGCTGGTCAAGGCCAGGTTGCTGACTTCGCACCAAGGTACCAACGGCGGCTACCTGCTGGCGCGGGATGCGCGCACGATTTCCGCTCTCGAAGTCATCAAGGCGATCGAGGGACCGCTGTTCCTGACGTCGTGCGTGACCACGCGCGGCGAGTGCGGCCATACCAGCCGGTGCACGGTCCGCGAGCCGCTGCGCAGGGTCAGCCAGAGTATTGAAGAGGTTTTGAGCAAAATCAATATCGGCGACATGGGTGAACCGACTGCGAGCGTGCTGCCGGAAGAATTAGTGACGTTGAGTTGA
- a CDS encoding IscS subfamily cysteine desulfurase, with amino-acid sequence MSVEQQTTTGHNGVKLPIYMDNHATTPVDPRVLEEMLPYFTDKFGNSASRNHVFGWVAEEAVEQARERIAKLVGATTKEIIFTSGATESDNLAIKGVAEMYREKGNHIITAVTEHKAVLDSCKRLEKYGFRVTYMPVLKDGLVDLDDLKRAMDEKTILVTLMAANNEIGVLQPIAEIGKLCHERGVLFHSDATQAVGKIPIDVQKMSIDLMSISAHKMYGPKGVGALYVRRKNPRVQVSPIIDGGGHERGMRSGTLNVPGIVGLGKACAICHEEMPQESKRLSGLRDRLKDKLMGGLDEVYINGSMEHRLPNNLNISFAYVEGESLLMGINDIAVSSGSACTSATLEPSYVLKALGTGDDLAHSSIRFGIGRFNTEAEVDYVADRLIEVVRRLRELSPLYEMAKEGIDLKTVSWAAEG; translated from the coding sequence ATGAGCGTTGAACAGCAGACGACAACTGGGCACAACGGGGTAAAGCTGCCCATTTATATGGACAACCACGCCACCACGCCGGTGGATCCGCGGGTTTTGGAAGAGATGCTGCCCTACTTCACCGATAAGTTCGGGAATTCGGCCAGCCGTAACCACGTGTTCGGCTGGGTGGCCGAGGAAGCGGTAGAACAGGCGCGCGAGCGCATTGCCAAGCTGGTGGGAGCGACGACCAAGGAAATCATTTTCACCTCCGGCGCCACCGAAAGCGACAATCTGGCGATCAAAGGCGTGGCCGAGATGTACCGCGAGAAGGGCAACCACATCATCACCGCGGTCACCGAGCACAAGGCGGTGTTGGACTCCTGCAAGCGCCTGGAGAAGTATGGTTTCCGGGTCACCTACATGCCGGTGTTGAAGGACGGACTGGTTGACCTGGACGACCTGAAGCGAGCCATGGACGAGAAAACGATCCTGGTGACGCTGATGGCCGCCAACAATGAGATTGGCGTGCTGCAGCCGATCGCGGAAATCGGCAAGCTGTGTCACGAGCGCGGCGTGCTGTTCCACAGCGATGCCACCCAGGCCGTCGGCAAAATTCCCATTGACGTGCAGAAGATGAGCATTGATCTGATGTCCATCTCGGCGCACAAAATGTACGGCCCCAAGGGGGTCGGCGCGCTGTACGTGCGCCGCAAGAACCCGCGCGTGCAGGTATCGCCGATCATTGATGGCGGCGGCCACGAGCGCGGGATGCGCAGCGGCACGCTCAACGTTCCCGGAATCGTCGGTCTGGGCAAGGCCTGCGCCATCTGCCACGAAGAGATGCCGCAGGAGAGCAAGCGTCTCTCAGGTCTGCGCGACCGGCTCAAGGACAAGCTCATGGGCGGCTTGGACGAGGTGTACATCAACGGTTCGATGGAGCACCGCCTGCCCAACAATCTCAACATCAGCTTCGCCTACGTGGAAGGCGAGTCGTTGCTGATGGGCATCAACGACATCGCGGTGTCGAGCGGTTCGGCCTGCACCTCGGCGACGCTGGAACCATCGTATGTATTGAAGGCCCTGGGGACGGGCGACGACCTGGCCCACAGCTCGATCCGGTTCGGCATCGGCCGCTTCAACACGGAGGCCGAGGTGGACTACGTGGCGGATCGGCTCATCGAAGTTGTGCGACGGTTGCGTGAGCTCTCGCCGCTCTACGAGATGGCGAAGGAAGGCATCGATCTGAAGACCGTGTCTTGGGCTGCAGAAGGTTAA